The Sphingobium aromaticiconvertens genome has a segment encoding these proteins:
- a CDS encoding TonB-dependent receptor translates to MTSIRISAILSRSTSIAALAGALAIGSAHAQTSIPQEAAAPVDDSQAIVVTGFRAALENAVIAKKERDQVVESISAEDIGKLPDASIAESITRLPGLTSQRVSGRSNAISIRGFAPDFSTTLLNGREQTSTGDNRAVEYDQYPSEVVSQVLVYKTPMASLIGQGLSGTVDLRTIRPLDHKDRTISVGARGTYADLGKLNAGSKDKGYRVNASYVDQFANDTIGIALSASYLDEPYQIQEFNAWGYAGDGTAASPKVIGGSKSYVTSTNLTRLGLQGTLEWRPSPNFTTSFDGFYSDFKDDQIKRGVELPLAFGNNLVTLTGATVANGFVTAGTFNNVEGVVRNDVFERRAKLYSFGWNGAWKGDDGWNVTLDLSLSKTDRNELVLESNAGTGRGENVGLKDSIGFISGSKGTFFSPTLNYGDYNLIKLTSPLGWGGTQIAPDGSSILNGQDGYYNNRLIKDELRQYRLDIEREMDNGFLRSVQVGLNYTDRTKSLTPDEAFLGIVANTDGLTSTPVPEQYRKGTTNLDFLGLGPVISYDPRDLLDAGIYKLVKNPYGDVVVKSYDIAEKVMTAYAQGNIDAELGSATLTGNFGVQANWTDQNSNGATATQQGTNANGSPNIVGTARRSSVDYLDVLPSVNLSLRTAGDLVIRLSAAREIIRPRLDDMRASLSYEFNIQGNTALVTGKSGNPTLRPWRANAVDLTFEKYFGHQGYIAAQLFFKDLKSYIYTLDQSFDVAGLALSNPGNGVTILPVGRLEIPVNGKGGKLYGIELAGTLPFSAITQALDGFGVTGSGSYTKTQIAPTPGADSRDLPGYSKWVLNGTAYFEKWGFSARGSVRYRSTFIGELSGFGAARTRRRAAGETIVDAQVGYDFQEGSALHGLSLFIQGQNLTDQPFTTTNPGSPGEVIDYQSYGRRFLAGASFKF, encoded by the coding sequence ATGACCAGCATTCGTATCTCAGCGATCCTGTCGCGATCGACCAGCATCGCGGCTCTTGCCGGCGCGCTCGCCATTGGCAGCGCCCATGCCCAGACCAGCATCCCGCAGGAAGCCGCCGCTCCTGTTGACGACAGCCAGGCAATCGTCGTCACCGGCTTCCGCGCCGCCCTTGAAAATGCCGTCATCGCCAAGAAGGAGCGCGATCAGGTCGTCGAGTCCATCTCCGCCGAGGATATCGGCAAGCTGCCCGACGCCTCGATCGCCGAATCCATCACCCGCCTCCCCGGCCTCACCTCGCAACGCGTATCGGGCCGCTCCAACGCCATCTCGATCCGCGGCTTTGCGCCCGACTTCTCCACCACGCTGCTGAACGGCCGCGAGCAGACATCGACCGGCGACAACCGCGCCGTCGAATATGACCAATATCCGTCCGAAGTCGTCAGCCAGGTGCTGGTCTACAAGACGCCGATGGCCAGCCTGATCGGTCAGGGTCTGTCGGGCACCGTCGACCTTCGCACCATCCGCCCGCTCGATCACAAGGACCGGACGATTTCGGTCGGCGCACGCGGCACCTATGCCGACCTTGGCAAGCTCAACGCCGGGTCAAAGGACAAGGGCTATCGCGTCAACGCCAGCTATGTCGACCAGTTCGCCAACGACACGATCGGCATCGCACTCTCGGCCAGCTATCTGGACGAACCCTATCAGATCCAGGAATTCAACGCCTGGGGCTATGCAGGCGACGGCACCGCCGCCAGCCCGAAGGTCATCGGCGGATCGAAATCCTACGTCACCTCCACCAACCTCACCCGCCTTGGTCTTCAGGGTACGCTGGAATGGCGCCCCTCACCCAATTTCACGACCAGCTTCGATGGTTTCTATTCGGATTTCAAGGACGATCAGATCAAGCGCGGCGTCGAACTGCCGCTCGCCTTCGGCAATAATCTGGTGACGCTGACGGGCGCGACCGTCGCCAACGGCTTCGTCACGGCTGGCACCTTCAACAATGTCGAAGGCGTGGTCCGCAACGATGTGTTCGAGCGCAGGGCAAAGCTCTATTCCTTCGGCTGGAACGGCGCGTGGAAGGGCGACGACGGCTGGAACGTCACGCTGGACCTCAGCCTGTCAAAGACCGACCGCAACGAACTGGTGCTGGAAAGCAATGCCGGCACCGGGCGCGGTGAGAATGTGGGGCTGAAAGATTCGATCGGCTTCATCAGCGGATCGAAGGGTACCTTTTTCAGCCCGACACTCAACTATGGCGACTATAACCTCATCAAGTTGACCAGTCCGCTGGGCTGGGGTGGAACCCAGATCGCGCCGGATGGCTCCTCGATCCTCAACGGTCAGGACGGCTATTACAACAACCGCCTGATCAAGGACGAACTGCGCCAATATCGCCTGGATATCGAAAGGGAGATGGACAACGGCTTCCTGCGCAGCGTCCAGGTCGGCCTCAACTATACCGACCGCACCAAGTCGCTGACGCCCGACGAAGCCTTCCTCGGTATCGTCGCCAACACCGACGGCCTCACCAGCACGCCGGTTCCCGAACAGTATCGCAAGGGCACCACCAATCTCGACTTTCTGGGCCTTGGCCCGGTCATCAGCTACGATCCGCGCGATCTGTTGGACGCTGGCATCTACAAGCTGGTGAAGAACCCCTATGGCGACGTCGTCGTCAAATCCTACGACATCGCCGAAAAGGTGATGACCGCTTATGCCCAGGGCAATATCGACGCCGAACTGGGATCGGCGACCCTGACAGGCAATTTTGGTGTGCAAGCGAACTGGACCGACCAGAACAGCAACGGCGCCACCGCGACCCAGCAGGGCACCAACGCCAATGGATCGCCCAACATCGTGGGCACTGCGCGCCGGTCCAGCGTCGACTATCTCGACGTGCTGCCCAGCGTGAACCTGTCGCTGCGGACGGCGGGCGATCTGGTCATCCGCCTGTCCGCCGCGCGGGAAATTATCCGTCCGCGCCTGGACGACATGCGCGCCTCGCTCAGCTATGAGTTCAACATCCAGGGCAATACTGCGCTGGTCACCGGCAAGAGCGGCAACCCGACCCTGCGTCCGTGGCGCGCCAATGCGGTCGACCTGACATTCGAGAAATATTTCGGGCATCAAGGTTACATCGCCGCCCAGTTGTTTTTCAAGGATCTGAAAAGCTACATCTACACGCTCGACCAGTCCTTCGACGTCGCCGGACTGGCACTGTCCAACCCCGGCAATGGCGTGACGATCCTGCCTGTCGGCCGACTGGAAATCCCGGTGAATGGCAAGGGTGGCAAGCTGTACGGTATCGAACTGGCGGGCACCCTGCCCTTCTCCGCCATTACGCAGGCGCTGGACGGCTTTGGTGTCACGGGCAGCGGCTCCTATACAAAGACGCAGATCGCTCCCACGCCGGGCGCGGACTCCCGCGATCTGCCGGGCTATTCGAAGTGGGTGCTGAACGGCACGGCCTATTTCGAGAAATGGGGCTTCTCCGCCCGTGGTTCGGTTCGCTATCGTTCAACCTTCATCGGCGAACTGTCGGGCTTCGGCGCGGCGCGTACCCGTCGACGGGCAGCAGGCGAGACGATCGTCGATGCGCAAGTCGGCTATGACTTCCAGGAAGGCAGCGCGCTCCACGGCCTCTCCCTGTTCATCCAGGGTCAGAATCTGACGGACCAGCCCTTCACCACCACCAATCCGGGTTCGCCCGGTGAAGTGATCGATTATCAGAGCTATGGTCGCCGCTTCCTTGCAGGCGCGAGCTTCAAGTTCTGA
- a CDS encoding LacI family DNA-binding transcriptional regulator translates to MHPPRKATSFDIAQLAGVSQPTVSRALRGHASISEETRKRIEAIAHQLNYKVDKNASSLRSQRSNTLALLFFEDPTPDGSHINPFFLSMVGSITRACARRGFDLLISFQQFSQDWHTEYEDSRKADGIILLGYGDYEQTRSKLELLVSQGTHFVLWGSSKDGQPGVTVGCDNRQGGEDATVHLMAGGRRRIAFIGTATRHYPEFFSRWRGYADAHEAAGRAIDPALHREALNFEEDGYGAAQTLLSAGAGFDAIMCASDTIALGAMRALQEAGRRIPQDVAVVGFDDIPTARVSSPPLSSVVQDQRLAGDVLVDTLVRQIEGGKASDTVLPVRLVVRQSSEG, encoded by the coding sequence ATGCATCCGCCGCGAAAGGCCACGTCCTTCGACATCGCGCAACTGGCCGGGGTTTCGCAGCCAACCGTGTCGCGCGCGCTGCGTGGCCATGCGTCGATCAGCGAGGAAACACGCAAGCGGATCGAGGCGATTGCCCATCAACTAAACTATAAGGTGGACAAGAACGCCTCCAGCCTGCGCAGCCAGCGATCCAACACGCTGGCACTGCTGTTTTTTGAAGACCCGACGCCAGACGGGTCGCACATCAACCCCTTTTTCCTGTCGATGGTGGGATCGATCACACGGGCCTGCGCGCGGCGGGGGTTCGATCTGCTGATATCCTTCCAGCAATTTTCACAGGACTGGCATACGGAATATGAGGATAGCCGCAAGGCTGACGGCATCATCCTGCTGGGCTATGGCGATTATGAGCAGACCCGCAGCAAGCTGGAGTTGCTGGTTTCCCAGGGCACGCATTTCGTGCTGTGGGGATCGAGCAAGGATGGTCAGCCGGGCGTTACCGTGGGCTGCGACAACCGGCAGGGTGGCGAGGATGCGACCGTGCATTTGATGGCGGGTGGGCGGCGGCGGATCGCCTTCATCGGCACGGCGACACGCCATTATCCGGAGTTCTTCTCCCGCTGGCGCGGCTATGCCGACGCGCATGAGGCGGCCGGGCGGGCCATCGACCCGGCGCTGCATCGCGAGGCGCTGAATTTCGAGGAAGATGGCTATGGCGCGGCGCAGACGCTGCTGAGCGCAGGCGCTGGCTTCGACGCGATCATGTGCGCCAGCGACACGATCGCGTTGGGGGCGATGCGGGCGTTGCAGGAGGCGGGGCGCAGGATACCGCAGGACGTCGCGGTGGTCGGGTTCGATGATATTCCCACGGCCCGCGTGTCCAGTCCTCCACTGAGCAGCGTAGTGCAGGATCAGCGACTGGCCGGCGACGTGCTGGTCGATACGCTGGTCCGGCAGATAGAGGGCGGCAAGGCGAGCGATACGGTGCTGCCGGTGCGGTTGGTGGTTCGGCAGTCTTCGGAAGGCTGA
- a CDS encoding MFS transporter — protein sequence MEMEKPRQGFGGLWNISFGFFGIQIGFALQNANMSRIFQSLGESLDDLPLLWVAAPLTGLLVQPIIGHYSDRTWGRFGRRRPYFLAGALLSAIALLLMPSAPGLWFAVFTLWILDASLNVSMEPFRAFVGDMLGKDQHTAGYAFQTAFIGAGAVVGSATPWLLDQLGVSNAVAGNGIPDTVRYSFYLGAGALLAAVLWTVLTTREYDPDTLARYHAGTEEEVSAAPPAGVGAVAPWLVAGALVIVGVRGLGLEKELYLLGELLIAFGLARLGTAMLVRTGRRDNLLSHIVGDFSGMPDTMKRLALVQFFSWSALFIMWIYTTPVVAQYMFGSADPQSAAFNVGGNWVGILFAVYNGVAALFAMAVLPHIAARLGRVRTHALCLIAGSMGFGSFLLIRDPHWLILSEVGIGIAWASILSMPYAILAATLPQTKLGVYMGLFNIFVVMPQLLVATVMGSVLRAFFPTEPIWTMACAAAVLALAALAMLRVAEPDGA from the coding sequence ATGGAGATGGAGAAGCCCCGGCAGGGATTTGGCGGCCTGTGGAATATTTCCTTCGGCTTTTTCGGCATCCAGATCGGTTTCGCGCTGCAAAACGCCAATATGAGCCGCATCTTCCAGTCGCTGGGCGAATCGCTCGATGATTTGCCGCTGCTGTGGGTGGCCGCGCCGCTGACCGGCCTGCTGGTCCAGCCGATCATCGGCCACTATAGCGATCGCACATGGGGGCGGTTCGGGCGGCGGCGGCCTTATTTTTTGGCCGGGGCGTTGTTGTCCGCCATCGCGTTACTGCTGATGCCCAGTGCGCCGGGGCTGTGGTTCGCGGTCTTCACGCTGTGGATATTGGACGCGTCGCTCAATGTGTCGATGGAGCCGTTTCGCGCCTTTGTCGGGGATATGCTGGGGAAGGACCAGCATACGGCGGGCTATGCGTTCCAGACTGCTTTCATCGGCGCAGGAGCGGTAGTTGGGTCGGCCACGCCCTGGCTGCTGGACCAGTTGGGCGTGTCCAATGCGGTGGCGGGAAACGGGATTCCCGATACGGTTCGCTACAGCTTTTATCTGGGGGCCGGGGCGTTGCTGGCGGCGGTGCTGTGGACGGTGCTGACGACGCGCGAATATGATCCGGATACGCTGGCGCGCTATCATGCAGGAACCGAGGAAGAGGTCAGCGCCGCGCCGCCCGCCGGGGTGGGTGCTGTCGCACCCTGGCTGGTCGCGGGCGCGCTGGTGATCGTCGGTGTGCGCGGGCTGGGGCTTGAAAAGGAACTCTATCTGCTGGGCGAGTTGCTGATCGCCTTTGGCCTGGCGCGGCTGGGAACGGCGATGCTGGTGCGGACGGGGCGGAGGGATAATCTGCTCAGCCATATCGTCGGCGATTTTTCAGGGATGCCGGACACGATGAAGCGATTGGCGCTGGTGCAGTTCTTTAGCTGGTCGGCGCTGTTCATCATGTGGATCTACACGACGCCGGTGGTGGCCCAATATATGTTCGGGTCGGCTGATCCGCAGTCGGCGGCATTCAACGTTGGCGGCAATTGGGTCGGCATATTGTTCGCGGTCTATAATGGTGTGGCGGCGTTGTTTGCGATGGCCGTATTGCCGCATATTGCGGCCCGGTTGGGACGAGTGCGGACCCATGCCCTCTGTCTGATCGCCGGATCGATGGGGTTCGGGTCCTTCCTTCTGATCCGTGATCCACATTGGCTGATCCTGTCCGAAGTCGGCATCGGCATTGCCTGGGCCTCCATCCTGTCGATGCCCTACGCCATCCTGGCCGCCACCCTGCCGCAGACAAAGCTGGGCGTTTATATGGGCCTTTTCAATATCTTCGTGGTCATGCCGCAGCTATTGGTCGCGACCGTCATGGGCAGCGTCCTGCGGGCTTTCTTCCCCACTGAACCCATCTGGACGATGGCCTGCGCGGCGGCGGTGCTGGCGCTTGCCGCCCTGGCGATGCTGCGTGTGGCAGAGCCGGACGGGGCCTGA